A single genomic interval of Alistipes provencensis harbors:
- a CDS encoding DUF4876 domain-containing protein: MKKKYIAILTVAAGLCSCIEMMDSASQADVVNPLDVSFKVKAVTGFVDADGNGTINTDFPVEGLTVRFTNFEEDAIIETQTDENGIAQAQVAPGNYTISVFGESESEGNTYYLNGSVQNKTIMKDITPEQAEASNDFSIAIRPAMVGPLCFSQIFYCGSTNPTTQSTYFRDQFYEIYNNGDETYYLDHLCFARLVPEFATATLPEWPAEDGLNNYVYAVTVWQLPGNGTDYPLKPGESFIITQEAANHADHSKYGGLIDTSLSEFETWAGNPQRVNEDVPDLEYVFWSGYIVTMQWLNTVSGPGLCIYQPGKHLEFPTINTGVVGETTQKQVGKTQEYVRIPAEQLIDGVEMLPTSNSLNMKRIPGFVDAGAASTEEIYVGKSVCRKVIGQRADGTPIYQDTNNSTEDFEMQDPQFRRNGEKMPAWNWSLK; this comes from the coding sequence TTCGTGCATCGAGATGATGGACTCCGCCAGTCAGGCCGATGTCGTGAATCCGTTGGACGTTTCGTTCAAGGTCAAGGCCGTGACCGGCTTTGTGGATGCCGACGGCAACGGTACCATCAACACGGATTTTCCGGTGGAAGGGCTCACCGTCCGTTTCACCAATTTCGAAGAGGATGCCATCATCGAAACGCAGACCGATGAGAACGGCATCGCGCAGGCGCAGGTCGCTCCGGGCAACTATACGATCTCCGTATTCGGCGAATCCGAATCCGAAGGGAACACCTATTACCTGAACGGATCGGTGCAGAACAAAACCATCATGAAAGACATCACGCCGGAGCAGGCCGAGGCGTCGAACGACTTCTCGATCGCCATCCGCCCCGCCATGGTGGGCCCGCTCTGCTTCAGCCAGATCTTCTACTGCGGAAGCACCAACCCCACGACCCAGTCGACCTATTTCCGCGACCAGTTCTACGAGATCTACAACAACGGCGACGAAACCTATTACCTCGACCACCTCTGTTTCGCGCGTCTCGTGCCCGAATTCGCAACGGCGACGCTCCCGGAATGGCCTGCCGAGGACGGACTGAACAACTACGTCTATGCCGTGACGGTCTGGCAGTTGCCGGGTAACGGAACCGACTACCCGCTCAAGCCGGGCGAGTCGTTCATCATCACCCAAGAGGCCGCGAACCATGCCGACCACAGCAAATACGGCGGTCTGATCGACACGTCGCTGTCCGAATTCGAAACATGGGCCGGCAATCCGCAGCGTGTCAACGAGGACGTTCCCGACCTCGAGTACGTTTTCTGGTCGGGGTACATCGTGACCATGCAGTGGCTGAACACCGTCAGCGGTCCGGGACTCTGTATCTACCAGCCCGGCAAGCACCTCGAATTCCCGACCATCAATACGGGCGTGGTGGGAGAGACGACCCAGAAGCAGGTGGGCAAAACGCAGGAGTACGTCCGCATCCCGGCCGAACAACTGATCGACGGTGTGGAGATGCTCCCGACATCGAACAGCCTCAACATGAAGCGCATCCCCGGATTCGTGGATGCCGGAGCAGCTTCGACGGAAGAAATCTACGTCGGCAAGAGCGTATGCCGCAAAGTGATCGGCCAGCGGGCCGACGGCACGCCGATCTATCAGGACACGAACAACTCGACGGAAGATTTCGAAATGCAGGACCCGCAGTTCCGCCGCAACGGAGAGAAAATGCCCGCATGGAACTGGTCCCTGAAATAA